A DNA window from Equus przewalskii isolate Varuska chromosome 12, EquPr2, whole genome shotgun sequence contains the following coding sequences:
- the LFNG gene encoding beta-1,3-N-acetylglucosaminyltransferase lunatic fringe isoform X3, translating into MQGISPEGTQSETFIFTDGEDEVLARRTGNVVNTNCSAAHSRQALSCKMAVEYDRFIDSGRKWFCHVDDDNYVNVRALLRLLASYPHTQDVYIGKPSLDRPIQATERVSENKMRPVHFWFATGGAGFCISRGLALKMSPWASGGHFMSTAERIRLPDDCTIGYIVEALLGVPLIRSGLFHSHLENLQQVPASELHEQVTLSYGTFENKRNAVHVKGPFSVEADPSRFRSVHCHLYPDTPWCPRTAIF; encoded by the exons ATGCAGGGCATCAGCCCAGAGGGCACTCAGAGTGAG ACATTCATTTTCACCGATGGGGAAGATGAGGTCCTGGCCAGGCGCACGG GCAACGTGGTCAATACTAACTGCTCGGCTGCCCACAGCCGCCAGGCCCTGTCCTGCAAGATGGCCGTGGAGTACGACCGTTTCATCGACTCGGGGAGGAA gtggttctgccacGTGGATGACGACAACTATGTCAACGTGCGGGCCTTGCTGCGGCTGCTGGCCAGCTACCCACACACGCAGGACGTCTACATTGGCAAGCCCAGCCTGGACAGGCCCATCCAGGCCACGGAGAGGGTCAGCGAGAACAAGATG CGTCCTGTCCACTTCTGGTTTGCCACCGGTGGGGCTGGCTTCTGCATCAGCCGCGGGCTGGCCCTGAAGATGAGCCCGTGGGCCAG CGGGGGCCACTTCATGAGCACGGCCGAGAGGATCCGGCTGCCGGACGACTGCACCATCGGCTACATCGTGGAGGCCTTGCTGGGTGTGCCCCTCATCCGCAGCGGGCTCTTCCACTCCCACCTGGAGAACCTGCAGCAGGTGCCTGCCTCGGAGCTCCACGAGCAG GTGACCCTGAGCTACGGCACGTTTGAAAACAAGCGGAATGCCGTCCACGTGAAGGGGCCCTTCTCGGTGGAGGCTGACCcatccag GTTCCGCTCCGTCCACTGCCACTTGTACCCGGACACACCCTGGTGTCCCCGCACCGCCATCTTCTAG